The following are encoded together in the Juglans microcarpa x Juglans regia isolate MS1-56 chromosome 2D, Jm3101_v1.0, whole genome shotgun sequence genome:
- the LOC121249942 gene encoding indole-3-acetic acid-amido synthetase GH3.6-like has product MPEAPKNIPEFDCCGGSVKIYDKNRKALQFIEEVTSNADEVQKQVLSEILSRSANVEYLQRYGLDGRTDRETFKKVVPVVTYEDLKPDIDRIANGDTSPILCSKPISEFLTSSGTSDGERKLMPTIEEELQRRSLLYSLLMPVMNQFVPGLDKGKGMYFLFIKSEAKTPGGLVARPVLTSYYKSSHFTDRPHDPYTNYTSPNETILCPEPYQSMYSQLLCGLYQNTKVIRVGAVFASGFIRAIKFLEKHWHLLCNDIRTGTIDPIVTDPTVREAVMKFLEPNPKLADFVEAECGKDSWRGIIIRLWPNTKYIDVIVTGTMSQYIPTLDYYSNGLPLVCTMYASSECYFGLNLNPLSEPSEVSYTLIPTMCYYEFLPVNRKNGFTGSFSKPVSLEEKENQDLVDLVDVQLGQEYELVVTTYAGLYRYRVGDILRVAGFKNKAPQFNFVCRKNVVLSIDSDKTDEVELQNAVKNAANHLMSFDATLNEYTSYADTSTIPGHYVLYWEISLSGETSIPPSIFEDCCLTVEESLNSVYRQGRVQDKSIGPLEIKIVESGTFDKLMDYALSQGASINQYKAPRCVKYAPIIKLLNSRVVANYFSPKCPKWVPGHKQWCT; this is encoded by the exons ATGCCAGAAGCTCCTAAGAACATACCGGAGTTTGATTGTTGCGGGGGTAGCGTTAAAATCTATGATAAGAATAGGAAGGCATTACAATTCATTGAAGAAGTTACGAGTAATGCCGATGAAGTTCAGAAGCAGGTTCTTTCTGAGATACTTTCTCGCAGCGCCAACGTTGAGTACTTGCAGCGTTATGGCCTAGACGGGCGTACAGACCGAGAGACTTTCAAGAAAGTCGTGCCGGTTGTCACATATGAGGATTTAAAGCCAGATATTGACCGTATAGCCAATGGCGATACTTCTCCAATTCTTTGTTCCAAACCCATATCTGAGTTCTTGACTAG CTCTGGAACATCTGATGGGGAGAGAAAGTTGATGCCGACAATTGAAGAGGAGCTGCAGAGAAGGTCGTTGCTTTACAGTCTTCTGATGCCTGTGATGAATCAATTTGTTCCAGGTTTGGATAAAGGCAAAGGAATGTACTTTTTGTTCATAAAATCAGAAGCCAAGACCCCAGGAGGACTTGTTGCACGTCCAGTCTTAACCAGTTACTACAAAAGCTCACATTTTACGGATCGGCCACATGATCCTTACACTAACTATACTAGCCCAAACGAGACCATTCTTTGCCCAGAACCTTATCAAAGCATGTACTCTCAGTTGCTTTGTGGGCTCTACCAAAATACCAAAGTTATTCGTGTTGGGGCCGTATTTGCTTCCGGCTTCATTCGTGCCATCAAGTTCCTTGAAAAGCATTGGCATCTTTTGTGCAATGATATCAGAACTGGTACCATAGACCCCATAGTTACGGACCCAACAGTGAGAGAGGCAGTCATGAAATTTCTTGAACCAAACCCCAAGCTAGCTGATTTTGTAGAAGCCGAATGTGGGAAAGATTCATGGAGGGGAATCATAATTAGGTTGTGGCCTAACACCAAGTATATCGATGTTATTGTGACTGGAACAATGTCTCAGTACATTCCTACTTTGGATTATTATAGCAATGGTCTCCCTCTTGTTTGCACCATGTATGCTTCTTCCGAGTGTTACTTTGGCCTTAATTTGAATCCTCTGAGTGAGCCTAGTGAAGTCTCGTACACCCTCATTCCCACCATGTGCTATTATGAGTTCTTGCCAGTTAACAGGAAGAATGGATTCACGGGCTCCTTTTCTAAACCTGTCTCCCTTGAAGAGAAGGAAAACCAAGACTTGGTTGATCTGGTTGATGTTCAGCTAGGGCAAGAATATGAGCTTGTTGTAACCACTTATGCAG GTCTTTACCGTTATCGTGTTGGGGACATACTTCGAGTGGCCGGATTCAAAAACAAGGCTCCTCAATTCAACTTCGTATGCAGAAAGAATGTTGTTCTCAGCATTGACTCGGACAAAACCGACGAAGTTGAACTCCAAAATGCAGTGAAGAATGCTGCTAACCATCTTATGTCATTTGATGCAACACTGAATGAATATACAAGCTACGCTGACACTTCAACCATCCCGGGGCACTATGTCTTGTACTGGGAGATTAGCCTCAGCGGGGAAACCTCAATTCCTCCTTCAATTTTTGAGGATTGTTGCCTCACTGTTGAAGAATCACtcaacagtgtgtaccggcaaGGAAGGGTTCAAGATAAGTCCATTGGCCCTTTAGAGATAAAGATAGTGGAGAGTGGCACATTTGACAAACTTATGGACTATGCTCTCAGCCAGGGTGCTTCGATAAACCAGTACAAAGCACCCCGCTGCGTGAAATATGCTCCCATTATCAAGCTCTTGAACTCGAGGGTGGTTGCAAATTATTTCAGTCCAAAATGCCCGAAATGGGTTCCGGGTCATAAGCAGTGGTGCACTTAA